One part of the Mycolicibacterium aromaticivorans JS19b1 = JCM 16368 genome encodes these proteins:
- a CDS encoding TetR/AcrR family transcriptional regulator encodes MLSAADWVQAGFSLLATDGVKALTVGRLCERVGATKGSFYWHFTDLGGYRRALADTWAEVNDTDRADFIGPAGLSPRERLSRMMTVLLGQRHWMLERAMREWARTDADVAAAVSASDRRVRRAVRQAYLDDGFSTEEADVRADATFAAGVGFLHLSASAPGPKAAALQQRFLDIMLRH; translated from the coding sequence ATGCTGAGTGCCGCCGACTGGGTGCAGGCCGGGTTCTCGTTGCTCGCCACCGACGGTGTCAAAGCACTGACCGTCGGCCGGCTCTGCGAGCGGGTGGGTGCCACCAAGGGCAGCTTCTACTGGCATTTCACCGACCTCGGTGGGTATCGTCGCGCGCTGGCCGACACCTGGGCCGAGGTGAACGACACCGACCGTGCCGACTTCATCGGGCCGGCCGGGCTTTCGCCGCGCGAGCGGCTCAGCCGGATGATGACAGTCCTTCTGGGGCAACGACATTGGATGCTGGAGCGGGCGATGCGGGAGTGGGCGCGCACCGATGCCGATGTCGCGGCGGCGGTGTCCGCCTCCGATCGGCGGGTGCGGCGTGCGGTGCGGCAGGCCTACCTCGACGACGGGTTCAGCACCGAGGAGGCCGACGTGCGCGCCGATGCGACATTCGCGGCCGGGGTCGGATTTCTGCACCTGTCAGCGTCCGCACCCGGCCCGAAAGCCGCTGCGCTGCAACAGCGTTTCCTGGACATCATGCTGCGGCACTAA
- the nusB gene encoding transcription antitermination factor NusB, protein MADRKADKGRHQARKRAVDLLFEAEARGLTPAEVAEGRSALAESNADVSALNPYTVTVAHGVTANTAHIDELITSHLQGWTLERLPAVDRAILRVAVWELLHAEDVPEPVAVDEAVELAKELSTDDSPGFVNGVLGQVMLVTPQIRAASQAVTDAARDPIPEA, encoded by the coding sequence ATGGCCGACCGCAAGGCCGACAAGGGTCGGCATCAGGCGCGCAAGCGTGCCGTCGACCTGCTGTTCGAGGCCGAGGCCCGGGGTCTGACCCCGGCCGAGGTTGCTGAGGGGCGCAGTGCGCTGGCCGAGTCCAACGCGGACGTGTCAGCGCTGAACCCGTACACGGTGACCGTCGCGCACGGCGTCACGGCGAACACGGCCCATATCGACGAACTGATCACCTCCCATCTGCAGGGCTGGACGCTGGAGCGGCTGCCCGCGGTGGACCGCGCGATCCTGCGGGTGGCCGTGTGGGAGCTGCTGCACGCGGAGGATGTTCCGGAGCCGGTGGCCGTCGACGAGGCGGTCGAGCTGGCCAAGGAGCTGTCCACCGATGACTCACCTGGCTTCGTCAACGGGGTGCTCGGCCAGGTCATGCTGGTGACCCCGCAGATCCGTGCGGCCTCGCAAGCAGTCACAGACGCGGCCCGGGACCCCATCCCGGAGGCGTAA
- the efp gene encoding elongation factor P produces the protein MASTADFKNGLVLNIDGQLWQITEFQHVKPGKGPAFVRTKLKNVLSGKVVDKTYNAGVKVETATVDRRDATYLYRDGSDFVFMDSEDFEQHPLPEALVGRLADFLLEGMPVQIAFNEGAPLYLELPVTVELEVASTEPGLQGDRSSAGTKPATLETGAEIQVPLFINTGDKLKVDSRDGSYLGRVNS, from the coding sequence GTGGCATCCACTGCCGATTTCAAGAATGGCCTTGTGCTGAACATCGACGGCCAGCTCTGGCAGATCACCGAGTTCCAGCACGTCAAACCGGGCAAGGGCCCGGCGTTTGTGCGGACCAAGCTCAAGAACGTGCTGTCCGGCAAGGTGGTCGACAAGACCTACAACGCCGGGGTGAAGGTGGAGACCGCAACCGTCGACCGGCGCGACGCCACCTACCTGTATCGCGACGGCTCGGATTTCGTGTTCATGGACTCCGAGGACTTCGAGCAGCATCCGCTACCCGAAGCGCTGGTGGGCCGGCTGGCAGATTTCCTGCTCGAGGGCATGCCGGTGCAGATCGCGTTCAACGAGGGCGCGCCGCTGTACCTGGAGCTGCCCGTGACCGTCGAGCTCGAGGTCGCCAGCACCGAGCCCGGCCTGCAAGGCGACCGGTCCAGCGCGGGCACCAAACCGGCGACGCTGGAGACCGGTGCCGAGATCCAGGTTCCGCTGTTCATCAACACCGGCGACAAACTGAAGGTCGATTCCCGCGACGGCAGTTATCTGGGGCGTGTGAACTCCTGA
- a CDS encoding M24 family metallopeptidase — protein MTHSQRRDRLAAKLAADGLDAILVSDLVNVRYLSGFSGSNAALLVFAGDTPDVLATDSRYRTQAAQQAPDLETVIERACGRHLVGRAVADGARRIGFESHVVTVDGYDALAREVDEQRAAELVRASGTVEALREIKDAGEIALLRLACEAADAALAVLVSSDGLRPGRTEREVGRRLEALMLEHGADGPSFETIVATGANSAIPHHRPTDAVLASGDFVKIDFGALVGGYHSDMTRTFVLGAAAEWQLEIYGLVAASQRSGRNALEVGADLRDVDGAARQVIVDAGYGEFFGHGLGHGVGLQIHEAPGINSAAAGTLLAGSVVTVEPGVYLPDRGGVRIEDTLVVGERSPELLTRFPKELAVLT, from the coding sequence GTGACACATTCCCAACGTCGGGACCGGTTGGCAGCCAAGCTGGCCGCCGACGGACTGGACGCAATCCTGGTCAGTGACCTGGTCAACGTGCGTTATCTCTCCGGTTTCAGCGGGTCGAACGCGGCGCTGCTGGTGTTCGCGGGCGACACGCCCGACGTGTTGGCAACCGATTCGCGCTACCGGACGCAGGCCGCGCAGCAGGCGCCGGACCTGGAAACCGTCATCGAGCGGGCCTGCGGACGTCACCTCGTGGGCCGCGCGGTCGCCGACGGAGCCCGCCGGATCGGGTTCGAGAGTCACGTCGTGACCGTCGACGGGTACGACGCCCTGGCCCGCGAGGTCGACGAGCAGCGGGCCGCCGAGCTGGTGCGGGCTTCGGGCACCGTCGAGGCGCTGCGCGAGATCAAGGACGCCGGTGAGATAGCCCTGCTGCGGCTGGCCTGTGAAGCCGCCGACGCCGCGCTGGCAGTACTGGTGAGCAGCGACGGGCTGCGGCCCGGCCGCACCGAACGCGAGGTCGGCCGCCGGCTCGAAGCGCTGATGCTCGAGCACGGCGCAGACGGGCCGTCGTTCGAGACCATCGTGGCCACCGGCGCCAATTCGGCGATCCCGCATCACCGGCCCACCGACGCGGTGCTGGCCAGCGGCGACTTCGTCAAGATCGACTTCGGCGCGCTGGTCGGCGGCTATCACTCCGATATGACCCGCACATTCGTGCTCGGCGCTGCAGCCGAGTGGCAGTTGGAGATCTACGGGCTGGTGGCGGCCTCCCAGCGGTCCGGCCGGAACGCTCTCGAAGTGGGCGCGGATCTTCGTGACGTGGACGGCGCGGCCAGGCAGGTGATCGTCGACGCCGGTTACGGCGAGTTCTTCGGGCACGGCCTCGGGCACGGTGTCGGACTGCAGATCCACGAAGCGCCGGGAATCAACTCCGCCGCCGCCGGTACACTGCTTGCTGGCTCCGTGGTGACCGTGGAACCCGGTGTCTACCTGCCCGACCGTGGCGGCGTCCGCATCGAGGACACCCTGGTCGTCGGCGAACGAAGCCCCGAACTACTGACCCGGTTCCCCAAGGAACTGGCCGTCCTGACCTAG
- a CDS encoding B-4DMT family transporter: protein MTTWLLRGLAFAAGMVIVRLVQGTLINIYETKAALISVVLVVLFGIAAFLWGLIDGRSDANDNPDPDRRRDLAMTWLLAGLVAGIVSGLITWIVSLFYKNVYAEGLISEVTTFAAFTALVVFVPAVAAAAIGRFLVDRKRPDEPRRRYGEAHDVFDAVETEDRTGPLAGLNHESAATEAHTSPVATAERDEPTEQIDMTGKSDKS from the coding sequence ATGACTACGTGGTTGTTGCGCGGCCTGGCGTTCGCTGCCGGCATGGTGATCGTCCGTCTCGTGCAAGGCACGCTGATCAACATCTACGAAACCAAGGCGGCACTGATCAGCGTCGTGCTGGTCGTGCTGTTCGGTATCGCGGCCTTCTTATGGGGTCTGATCGACGGCCGTTCCGACGCCAACGACAACCCTGACCCGGACCGCCGCCGCGATCTGGCGATGACCTGGTTGCTGGCCGGACTGGTCGCCGGCATCGTGAGCGGCCTGATCACCTGGATCGTCTCGCTGTTCTACAAGAACGTGTATGCCGAGGGCCTGATCAGCGAGGTGACCACCTTCGCGGCGTTCACCGCACTGGTGGTGTTCGTGCCTGCCGTCGCCGCCGCGGCGATCGGGCGCTTCCTGGTCGACCGCAAGCGCCCCGACGAACCCCGCCGCCGTTACGGCGAGGCGCACGACGTGTTCGACGCCGTCGAGACCGAGGACCGTACCGGGCCGCTCGCCGGACTCAACCACGAGTCCGCGGCCACCGAGGCGCACACCTCGCCGGTGGCGACCGCCGAGCGCGACGAGCCGACCGAGCAGATAGACATGACGGGCAAGTCCGACAAGTCCTAG
- a CDS encoding MBL fold metallo-hydrolase → MNNRLALGGARVTRVVETQVQMRTSLFADTPAQAWDDNADLLEPHFWDRGAQQWRIAMQSWVVEVDGLIVVVDTGVGNDRDRPHMPPLDHLSTDFLTAFTAAGVDPADVDIVVNTHLHTDHVGWNTQLVDGRWVPTFPNARYVMPEADYRFFGPGGDGENDGMRTVLADSVLPVTDQIQLWSDDLKLSDSLRLRPAAGHTPGSSVLWLDAGSPAVFVGDLTHCPIQIRRPDDACAFDVDPAAARGTRRRVFTEAAQANATVFPAHYPGHGGPVLVGSGDGFDVSGWAPLNAI, encoded by the coding sequence GTGAACAACCGGCTGGCGCTGGGCGGGGCCCGCGTCACGCGCGTGGTCGAAACGCAGGTGCAGATGCGTACATCGCTGTTCGCCGACACCCCGGCGCAGGCCTGGGACGACAACGCCGACCTGCTGGAGCCGCACTTCTGGGATCGTGGCGCCCAACAGTGGCGCATCGCTATGCAGTCCTGGGTGGTGGAGGTCGACGGTCTGATCGTCGTGGTCGACACCGGGGTGGGCAACGATCGCGACCGGCCGCACATGCCGCCCCTGGACCATCTCTCGACCGACTTCCTCACCGCGTTCACCGCGGCCGGCGTCGACCCGGCCGACGTCGACATCGTGGTCAACACCCACCTGCACACCGATCATGTCGGCTGGAACACCCAGCTGGTCGACGGGCGCTGGGTGCCGACGTTCCCCAACGCCCGCTACGTGATGCCCGAAGCCGACTACCGCTTCTTCGGTCCCGGGGGAGACGGCGAGAATGATGGCATGCGAACCGTGTTGGCCGACAGCGTCCTTCCGGTGACCGATCAGATCCAGCTGTGGTCGGACGATCTGAAGCTCAGCGACTCGCTGCGACTGCGCCCGGCTGCCGGACACACGCCCGGATCATCGGTGCTGTGGCTCGACGCGGGCAGTCCCGCCGTGTTCGTCGGCGACCTCACGCACTGTCCGATCCAGATCCGCAGGCCCGACGATGCGTGCGCCTTCGACGTCGACCCGGCCGCGGCGCGCGGTACCCGACGTCGGGTGTTCACCGAGGCCGCCCAGGCGAACGCGACGGTCTTCCCCGCGCATTACCCCGGACACGGGGGACCCGTGCTGGTCGGCAGTGGCGACGGCTTCGACGTCAGCGGCTGGGCGCCGCTGAACGCCATCTGA
- the aroQ gene encoding type II 3-dehydroquinate dehydratase: MTTVLVLNGPNLDRLGRREPEIYGSTTYDDLVTLIETQATELGLTAVVRQSNSEGQLLDWLHAAADAGDPVILNAGALTHTSIALRDACAELNAPLIEVHISNVHAREEFRHHSYLSGVATGVIVGLGVQGYLLALRYLATPDTTPDES; this comes from the coding sequence GTGACCACAGTGCTGGTGCTCAACGGCCCGAACCTCGACCGGCTCGGGCGCCGCGAACCCGAGATCTACGGCAGCACAACCTATGACGACCTCGTCACCCTGATCGAGACGCAGGCAACCGAATTGGGGCTCACCGCCGTGGTGCGGCAGAGCAACAGCGAAGGCCAACTGCTGGACTGGCTACACGCGGCCGCCGACGCCGGTGACCCGGTGATCCTCAATGCCGGTGCGCTGACCCACACCTCGATCGCGCTGCGCGATGCCTGCGCCGAACTGAACGCTCCGCTGATCGAGGTGCACATCTCCAACGTTCATGCGCGAGAAGAGTTTCGGCATCATTCGTATCTGAGCGGGGTCGCGACCGGTGTGATCGTCGGGCTGGGGGTGCAGGGCTACCTGCTGGCGCTGCGCTACCTGGCCACCCCGGACACCACGCCCGACGAGTCGTGA
- the aroB gene encoding 3-dehydroquinate synthase, translating to MTESLSPVTIEVAVDPPYPVIVGTGLLGELGELLGGRHKVAILHQPVLTQTAEAIRAHLAELGVDAHRIEIPDAEAGKDLPVVGFIWEVLGRIGIGRKDALVSLGGGAATDVAGFAAATWLRGVDIVHIPTTLLAMVDAAVGGKTGINTEAGKNLVGAFHQPAGVLVDLAMLETLPRNELVAGMAEIVKAGFIADPKILDLIEADPQAAVDPADEVLPELIRRAIAVKAEVVAADEKESALREILNYGHTLGHAIERRERYKWRHGAAVSVGLVFAAELGRLAGRLDDETAARHRAVLTSLGLPVSYDADALPDLVESMAGDKKTRSGVLRFVVLDGLAKPGRLEGPDPALLAAAYAEVAK from the coding sequence ATGACTGAGTCCCTGTCGCCGGTGACCATCGAGGTCGCCGTCGACCCGCCCTACCCGGTGATCGTCGGCACCGGCCTGCTCGGCGAGCTCGGTGAGCTGCTCGGCGGCCGGCACAAGGTGGCGATCCTGCACCAGCCGGTGCTGACCCAGACCGCCGAGGCCATCCGCGCGCACCTGGCAGAGCTGGGTGTCGACGCTCACCGCATCGAGATTCCCGACGCCGAGGCGGGCAAAGACCTGCCGGTCGTCGGGTTCATCTGGGAAGTGCTGGGCCGCATCGGAATCGGACGCAAGGATGCGCTGGTGAGCCTCGGTGGCGGTGCGGCCACGGATGTGGCCGGCTTCGCCGCGGCCACCTGGCTGCGGGGCGTGGACATCGTGCACATCCCGACCACGCTTCTGGCCATGGTCGACGCCGCGGTCGGCGGGAAGACCGGGATCAACACCGAGGCCGGCAAGAACCTGGTCGGCGCCTTCCATCAGCCGGCCGGTGTCCTGGTCGACCTGGCGATGCTGGAGACGCTGCCGCGCAACGAACTCGTCGCCGGGATGGCAGAGATCGTCAAGGCCGGCTTCATCGCCGACCCGAAGATCCTCGACCTCATCGAGGCCGACCCGCAGGCCGCCGTCGACCCGGCAGATGAGGTGCTGCCGGAACTGATCCGGCGGGCGATCGCGGTCAAGGCCGAGGTGGTAGCCGCCGACGAAAAAGAGTCGGCGCTGCGCGAAATCCTCAACTACGGGCACACATTGGGCCACGCCATCGAACGCCGTGAGCGCTACAAATGGCGCCACGGCGCGGCCGTCTCGGTGGGCCTGGTGTTCGCCGCGGAGCTGGGCCGGCTGGCCGGACGGCTCGACGACGAGACCGCGGCGCGCCACCGCGCGGTGTTGACGTCGCTGGGCCTGCCGGTCAGCTACGACGCCGACGCCCTGCCCGATCTTGTCGAGAGCATGGCCGGCGACAAGAAGACCCGCTCGGGGGTGCTGCGGTTCGTTGTGCTCGACGGGCTGGCCAAGCCGGGGCGGCTGGAAGGTCCTGACCCGGCGCTGCTGGCGGCGGCCTACGCGGAGGTGGCGAAGTGA
- a CDS encoding shikimate kinase: protein MAPKAVLIGLPGSGKSTIGRRLAKAMGVAMLDTDAAIEEKTGRTVADIFANDGEPEFRRIEEEVIRDALATHDGVLSLGGGAVTTPGVRDALAGHTVVFLEISAAEGVRRTSGSTVRPLLAGPDHAEKYRTLMNERVPIYRRVATIRINTNRRNPGAVVRHIISRLENPQPPRRRRPPWRRSSSTSEKGSAPTPPDDPVESTPVTPATPAALAARRAGVRK, encoded by the coding sequence ATGGCGCCGAAGGCCGTGCTGATCGGACTGCCCGGCTCCGGGAAGTCCACCATCGGGCGGCGGTTGGCCAAGGCGATGGGTGTGGCGATGCTGGACACCGACGCCGCCATCGAGGAGAAAACCGGTCGCACTGTCGCCGACATCTTCGCCAATGACGGGGAGCCGGAATTCCGCCGCATCGAAGAAGAGGTCATCCGCGACGCCCTGGCCACCCACGACGGCGTCCTGTCGCTGGGCGGCGGGGCGGTCACCACACCCGGTGTGCGCGATGCGCTGGCCGGGCACACGGTGGTGTTCCTGGAGATCAGCGCCGCCGAAGGCGTGCGACGGACCAGCGGCAGTACGGTACGTCCGCTGTTGGCCGGGCCCGACCATGCCGAGAAGTATCGAACCCTGATGAACGAGCGGGTGCCGATCTACCGTCGGGTCGCCACGATCCGGATCAACACCAATCGCCGCAATCCCGGTGCCGTTGTGCGCCATATCATTTCGCGACTGGAGAATCCGCAGCCGCCGCGCCGGCGGAGGCCGCCGTGGCGGCGGTCGTCGTCGACGTCTGAAAAAGGTTCCGCCCCAACGCCACCGGATGACCCGGTGGAGTCCACCCCGGTCACGCCCGCCACCCCGGCGGCGCTGGCCGCTCGCCGCGCCGGAGTTCGCAAATGA
- the aroC gene encoding chorismate synthase gives MGRVLRWTTAGESHGRALVAVVEGMVAGVGVTSADIAEQLARRRLGYGRGARMKFEQDQVTVLAGVRHGETLGGPIAIEIGNTEWPKWETVMASDPVAKEELDLEGGARNAPLTRPRPGHADFAGMLKYGFDDARPVLERASARETAARVAAGTLARSFLRQALGVEVLSHVISIGASAPYDGPPPAAGDLDRIDESPVRASDKDAEADMIAQIEAAKRDGDTLGGVVEVVVHGLPIGLGSFTSGENRLDSQLAAAVMGIQAIKGVEIGDGFETARRRGSQAHDEMYPGPDGVVRSTNRAGGLEGGMTNGLPLRVRAAMKPISTVPRALATVDMATGDEAVAIHQRSDVCAVPAAAVVVETMVALVLARAVLEKFGGDSLQETRRNVEGYLEAVAGRMPAETHDSPVRASG, from the coding sequence ATGGGACGCGTGTTGCGATGGACGACCGCTGGTGAATCTCACGGCCGCGCGCTGGTAGCCGTGGTCGAAGGCATGGTCGCCGGTGTCGGCGTGACCTCGGCCGACATCGCCGAGCAGTTGGCCCGCCGGCGCCTGGGCTACGGCCGCGGCGCCCGGATGAAATTCGAGCAGGACCAGGTCACCGTGCTGGCCGGGGTGCGCCACGGCGAGACGCTGGGTGGCCCGATCGCCATCGAGATCGGCAACACCGAGTGGCCGAAGTGGGAAACCGTGATGGCGTCCGACCCGGTCGCCAAAGAGGAATTGGACTTGGAAGGGGGAGCGCGCAATGCGCCGCTGACCCGTCCCCGGCCCGGTCACGCGGATTTTGCCGGCATGCTCAAGTACGGCTTCGACGACGCCCGCCCGGTCCTCGAGCGGGCCAGTGCCCGCGAAACCGCCGCCCGCGTCGCAGCGGGCACCCTGGCCCGGTCCTTCCTGCGTCAGGCTCTCGGCGTCGAGGTGCTCTCCCACGTCATCTCGATCGGGGCGTCGGCGCCCTACGACGGACCGCCGCCGGCCGCCGGCGACCTTGACCGCATCGACGAGAGCCCGGTGCGCGCCTCCGACAAGGATGCCGAAGCCGACATGATCGCCCAGATCGAAGCCGCCAAACGCGACGGCGACACCCTGGGCGGCGTCGTCGAGGTCGTCGTGCACGGCCTGCCGATCGGGCTGGGCTCGTTCACCAGCGGTGAGAACCGGCTGGACAGCCAGCTCGCGGCGGCGGTGATGGGGATCCAGGCCATCAAGGGTGTCGAGATCGGCGACGGCTTCGAGACCGCGCGCCGTCGCGGCAGCCAGGCCCACGACGAGATGTACCCCGGCCCCGACGGTGTGGTCCGCTCCACGAACCGGGCCGGCGGCCTGGAAGGCGGCATGACCAATGGCCTGCCGCTGCGGGTGCGCGCGGCGATGAAGCCGATCTCCACGGTTCCGCGCGCGCTGGCCACCGTCGACATGGCCACCGGTGACGAGGCCGTTGCGATCCACCAGCGTTCCGACGTGTGCGCGGTGCCCGCTGCCGCCGTGGTCGTCGAGACCATGGTCGCGCTGGTGCTGGCGCGTGCGGTGCTGGAGAAGTTCGGCGGTGACTCGCTGCAGGAGACCCGACGCAACGTCGAGGGCTACCTTGAGGCTGTCGCTGGGCGCATGCCCGCGGAAACGCACGATTCGCCTGTGCGGGCGTCGGGATAG